The Megalops cyprinoides isolate fMegCyp1 chromosome 22, fMegCyp1.pri, whole genome shotgun sequence genome contains a region encoding:
- the LOC118769492 gene encoding TBC1 domain family member 1-like, producing MMDMEGICFEVKRRNDPDQDSNGSTSPTNTPQRKVPTLVQDGPEAGEEEFQYALHLVGSLPVHRMTTMAMLPWIVAEIRRLGHQARPGRCGAPPSPRNEPVLLQVSATRVRCVPDADPGRPWHPLQHTVQALFEHQPHRVHKLIHNSQEPSYFGCLIRDETQNACYVFRCQDHFKVRM from the coding sequence ATGATGGACATGGAGGGGATTTGCTTTGAAGTGAAGAGAAGAAACGACCCAGACCAAGACTCAAATGGGAGCACAAGCCCCACCAACACTCCTCAGAGAAAGGTGCCGACCCTGGTGCAAGATGGACCAGAGGCGGGTGAAGAGGAGTTCCAGTATGCCCTTCACCTGGTTGGTTCACTTCCTGTACACAGGATGACAACAATGGCCATGCTGCCCTGGATAGTGGCTGAAATCCGGAGACTGGGCCACCAGGCCAGACCCGGGAGGTGCGGCGCCCCGCCCTCCCCTCGGAACGAGCCGGTCCTCCTGCAGGTCTCTGCCACCCGCGTTCGCTGCGTCCCAGACGCGGACCCCGGACGGCCGTGGCACCCCCTGCAGCACACGGTTCAAGCACTGTTCGAGCACCAGCCCCATCGAGTCCACAAGCTCATCCACAACAGCCAGGAGCCCAGCTACTTCGGCTGCCTCATCCGGGACGAGACCCAGAACGCCTGCTACGTGTTCCGCTGCCAGGACCACTTCAAGGTGAGGATGTGA
- the pgm2 gene encoding phosphoglucomutase-2, whose protein sequence is MENDIATTGDIDLDHAVKQWLRFDKNPKTLAAVRGLVKEGAVEELQRCFAARMEFGTAGLRAAMGPGVSCMNDLTIIQTTQGFCSYLEQCFPDLKERGVVIGFDARSHPPSGGSSKRFASLAATVLVSRGVPVYLFCDITPTPFVPFTVSHLGLCAGIMVTASHNPKQDNGYKVYWENGAQIIPPHDKGIASAIEENLEPWLESWDEQLAQQSPLVKDPYQDINREYFKAIQSLCFHRDINKSSEVKFVHTSVHGVGHAFVQSAFQAFDLHPPYAVPEQKDPDPEFPTVKYPNPEEGEGVLTLSFALADKEGATVVLANDPDADRLAVAEKPKDGRWRVFSGNELGALLGWWLFRCWRQKAPEPAEVKDVYMLASTVSSKILRAIALKEGFHFEETLTGFKWMGNRAKQLLDQGKTVLFAFEEAIGYMCCPAVLDKDGVSAAAIAAELTSYLATKGSTLSQQLKAIYDEYGYHITKNSYFICHDQDTIRQLFDRLRNFSGENTYPKECGGFTVSTVRDLTTGYDSNQADKKAVLPTSKSSQMITFTFSNGGVATMRTSGTEPKIKYYTELCAAPGNSDVNQLKTELDDLVDAIVENFFEPKKNNLKPRPE, encoded by the exons ATGGAGAATGACATCGCGACCACGGGTGATATCGATCTGGACCACGCCGTCAAACAGTGGTTGAGGTTTGACAAG AACCCGAAGACCCTGGCCGCAGTGCGGGGGCTGGTGAAGGAGGGGgcggtggaggagctgcagagatgCTTTGCTGCCCGGATGGAGTTTGGGACGGCCGGGCTGAGGGCCGCCATGGGGCCAGGGGTCTCCTGCATGAACGACCTGACCATCATCCAGACCACTCAG GGATTCTGCAGTTACCTGGAGCAGTGTTTCCCAGACCTGAAGGAGAGGGGCGTGGTGATTGGGTTCGACGCCCGCTCTCACCCGCCCAGTGGGGGGAGCAGTAAGCGATTCGCCAGTCTGGCTGCCACGGTGCTGGTCAGCCGCGGAGTCCCCGTCTACCTCTTCTGTGACATAACCCCCACACCTTTTGTG CCCTTCACAGTGTCACACCTGGGACTGTGTGCCGGGATCATGGTGACAGCTTCTCACAACCCCAAACAGGACAATGGCTACAAG GTGTACTGGGAGAATGGTGCCCAAATCATCCCACCCCATGACAAGGGGATCGCCTCTGCCATCGAGGAGAACCTGGAGCCCTGGCTTGAGTCCTGGGACGAGCAGCTGGCCCAGCAGAGCCCCCTGGTGAAGGACCCCTACCAGGACATCAACAGGGAATACTTCAAGGCCATTCAGAGTCTCTGCTTCCACAG AGACATTAACAAGAGTTCAGAGGTCAAGTTTGTCCACACCTCAGTTCACGGGGTGGGCCACGCATTTGTCCAGTCTGCGTTTCAGGCGTTTGACCTGCACCCTCCCTACGCGGTGCCAGAGCAGAAGGACCCGGACCCCGAGTTCCCCACAGTGAAGTACCCCAAcccagaggagggagagggggtgctg ACTCTGTCGTTTGCACTGGCTGACAAAGAAGGGGCCACAGTGGTGCTGGCCAACGACCCTGATGCAGATCGCCTGGCAGTGGCAGAGAAACCGAAAGA cGGCAGGTGGAGGGTGTTTTCGGGGAACGAGCTGGGGGCGCTGCTGGGCTGGTGGCTGTTTCGCTGCTGGCGGCAGAAGGCCCCGGAGCCCGCCGAGGTGAAGGACGTGTACATGCTGGCCAGTACCGTGTCCTCCAAGATCCTCAGGGCCATCGCGCTCAAGGAAGGCTTCCACTTCGAG GAAACCTTGACCGGCTTCAAATGGATGGGGAACAGGGCCAAGCAGCTGCTGGACCAGGGCAAGACGGTGCTGTTCGCTTTCGAGGAGGCTATAG GGTACATGTGCTGCCCAGCCGTCCTGGACAAAGATGGCGTGAGTGCGGCGGCCATTGCTGCTGAGCTCACCTCGTACCTGGCCACCAAGGGCAGCACTCTCTCCCAGCAGCTCAAGGCCATCTATGACGA GTACGGCTATCACATCACCAAGAACTCCTACTTCATCTGCCATGACCAGGACACCATCCGGCAGCTCTTTGACCGACTGCGCAACTTCAGCGGGGAGAACACGTACCCCAAGGAGTGTGGAGGCTTCACCGTGTCCACCGTGAGGGACCTCACAACTGGCTACGACAGCAACCAGGCAGACAAGAAAGCA GTGCTGCCCACCAGCAAGAGCAGCCAGATGATCACCTTCACCTTCTCCAACGGGGGCGTGGCAACCATGAGGACCAGCGGCACTGAACCCAAGATCAAGTATTACACTGAGCTGTGCGCTGCACCTGGGAACAG CGATGTGAATCAGCTGAAGACGGAGCTGGACGACCTGGTGGATGCCATCGTGGAGAACTTCTTTGAGCCGAAGAAGAACAACTTGAAACCCAGGCCAGAGTGA